The following are encoded together in the Candidatus Woesebacteria bacterium genome:
- the bcp gene encoding thioredoxin-dependent thiol peroxidase: MALPSQNTKAPKFSLPDENGRINTLNKYRGKWVLLYFYPKDDTPGCTKEACKIRDNFSEFEKLNAVVLGVSADSIAIHKKFKEKYTLPFILLSDIDKKVINAYGVWQEKNMLGKKYFGIARTSFLINPKGNIAKVYENVNPVTHAFLVIKDLIKLKDNL, translated from the coding sequence GTGGCATTACCAAGTCAAAACACTAAAGCTCCCAAATTCTCCTTACCCGATGAGAATGGTCGGATTAACACTTTAAACAAGTATCGCGGAAAGTGGGTTCTTTTATACTTTTATCCCAAAGACGATACACCTGGTTGCACCAAAGAGGCTTGCAAAATCCGTGACAATTTTTCAGAATTTGAAAAACTCAATGCTGTAGTTTTAGGTGTAAGTGCAGATAGCATTGCGATTCATAAAAAGTTCAAAGAAAAGTATACTTTACCGTTTATACTTCTTTCCGATATTGATAAAAAAGTAATTAACGCTTATGGAGTCTGGCAAGAAAAGAACATGTTGGGTAAAAAATATTTTGGCATTGCCAGAACTTCGTTTTTGATTAATCCAAAAGGTAATATCGCGAAAGTTTATGAAAACGTAAATCCAGTTACGCATGCTTTTCTAGTCATAAAGGATTTAATAAAGTTGAAAGATAATTTATGA